GGAAACAGATACACTGTCTGTTATCCAGGTTCCAATTGTCGGAAAAGTTACAGCTGGTTTACCTATTACAGCAGTTGAGAGTGTAGAAGAGCATTTCCCACTTCCCGCTAGTATCGTCGCTGGAGCGGACCAAGTATTTATGCTACGCATTTCTGGAGATAGTATGATTGAAGCTGGTATTTTTGATGGGGATTTAGTTGTTGTTCGTCAACAACAGTCTGCATACAACGGAGAAATTGTAGTCGCTTTAACGGAAGACAATGAAGCAACTGTTAAACGTTTCTACAAAGAGAAAGATCATTTCCGTCTACAGCCAGAAAACTCTTCTTTAGAGCCTATCCTTTTAAAACAAGTATCGGTTATCGGGAAAGTAATTGGCGTGTATCGCGATTTACACTAAAAAATAATGAAAAAGAAGATCCTTTCCTATCTAATAGGTAAAGATCTTCTTTTTGTATATTAATAGAATTTTATTCACGCCCTCGGACTAAGAGATAATTTTGCCATTTTATTTTTAATCCGCTTCAATAGTAACGTCTCCAGCAGATGTTTTCCCGCTAATTTTCACATCTCCATTTCCAAT
The DNA window shown above is from Bacillus clarus and carries:
- the lexA gene encoding transcriptional repressor LexA, with the translated sequence MEKLTKRQQDILDFIKLKVQEKGYPPSVREIGQAVGLASSSTVHGHLSRLEEKGYIRRDPTKPRAIEILGDDRMETDTLSVIQVPIVGKVTAGLPITAVESVEEHFPLPASIVAGADQVFMLRISGDSMIEAGIFDGDLVVVRQQQSAYNGEIVVALTEDNEATVKRFYKEKDHFRLQPENSSLEPILLKQVSVIGKVIGVYRDLH